One part of the Triticum urartu cultivar G1812 unplaced genomic scaffold, Tu2.1 TuUngrouped_contig_4874, whole genome shotgun sequence genome encodes these proteins:
- the LOC125528436 gene encoding uncharacterized protein LOC125528436 — protein MRRASLLLLSPHLRAILSAAYAHFRRPAGGAHGVVSGWSRPQRPMSHATATADESVEFGRLLTGVLLTCHESNVYPSATVADAASALSSARHQSPTLARLSTMRSLGGLRAVSGHLAAASGASSSPHCVLFARALQILAQPEPVRLHKLSAPDSGIVELRLERPEARNAIGKEMLKGLRSAMDKVGADPTANVVLVASSVPQG, from the exons ATGCGACGGGCCTCTCTTCTTCTCTTGTCCCCGCATCTGCGTGCCATCTTATCGGCGGCGTACGCGCATTTCCGGAGACCGGCCGGCGGCGCGCACGGCGTCGTTTCCGGCTGGTCACGTCCCCAGCGCCCTATGTCTCACGCGACAGCGACAGCGGATGAGTCGGTGGAATTTGGCCGTCTCCTCACGGGCGTGCTACTGACCTGCCACGAGAGCAATGTCTATCCAAGCGCGACGGTTGCTGACGCTGCCTCTGCTCTTTCCTCCGCCCGGCACCAGTCTCCCACTCTCGCCCGACTCTCCACTATGCGCAGCCTCGGGGGCCTCCGCGCCGTCTCCGGCCACCtcgcggcggcgagcggcgcctCCTCGTCTCCCCACTGCGTCCTCTTCGCCCGTGCCCTCCAGATCCTCGCCCAGCCGGAGCCCGTCCGCCTCCACAAGCTCTCGGCGCCCGACTCCG GGATCGTGGAGCTGAGGCTTGAGCGGCCGGAGGCCAGGAACGCCATCGGGAAGGAGATGCTCAAGGGGCTGCGGAGCGCCATGGACAAGGTGGGGGCCGACCCGACGGCCAACGTTGTACTGGTAGCGAGCTCCGTGCCCCAGGGC